The Musa acuminata AAA Group cultivar baxijiao chromosome BXJ1-8, Cavendish_Baxijiao_AAA, whole genome shotgun sequence genomic sequence TTCTTTGTTTAATAAATaacgaaaaaaaaattaatgattatGTTTCTCCTTATAAATGATAAGACAAGAAAAAATTCATAAATGATCATAAAATTTAAAGCTTGTCGTTGGACGATGATatgacaattatatatatattcggatgattatttttattatttttaattaaaattcacaagagagtcaatcaaaataaattaagaattTCTACATCGAAGAACTGAACTGACTCTTACCGATGATAGATTTTATTACTAAGGCAACAATTTATTGTGTGAGAAAATCAACTCGTTTCCTGACGAGCCAAATGAATGCACTTTGCCGCCGTGTTCATTGCTCGGCTGGCTATCCTCATCGTGCACGCCGCCGTCGAGTTCTTGCCGTTACCACCGGCGGCCTCTTGTTTCACATCACGGATTCCAATCGGTCACCACCACCGACCCACCTCCTAGGTTGCATGGCCGTCCTCCAACGAGCATTTCCCACGCGTCACCTCTACGAGGAGATGCCAGATCGTctctttgggggggggggggatcgcCCGTCTCCATCCAGACAGGCTGCAGCTTTTCCAGCCGTGTGCGGCAAAGCATCAAACGTGGAGGGGACGGGGCCCGGCGCCTCAGGTTCGGGTCTCCCAAGGGCGAGCCGCACCGGATCGTCGGACTCACTCCACCGTAACAACCCCGTAGTGCGCGAGCCCGTGGTGGGGGGTCACCCGAAACCCCGCGAGATCCAGCTGCCCCGTTCAACGAGCGTTGAACCAAATCGGTGCCCTCTCCCATAACCACGGGCGCTACCTCGTCCGCTCCGTGCCGCTGTTACATCCATAGATTTAGTAGCGGCTTCCGATGCGATCGATCATTACTAGTAAAGGAAACAAAGTAAATATATGCATACGTATCGGTCACATTGTTGTCTGATGATAGAAAGGTAATGGAGTGACAAAGGTAGAATAATTTCGCATGTGGGGAGGGCTTATCCGCAAAAATTTTCGCTGTCAAACATTGGGGAAACGGTGGGCAGTCCGTCCCAGTCGCTGCCCGACTTCCTCTCCGcccctctcctcctctctccGGTCCTCCTATTTCAACTCCCTCAGCCCCACTCTCTCCTCCtcacactcacacacacacacacccagaTCTCATTCctaacaactctctctctctctctcgctttcgctctcgctctcgctctctacCTTCCCCTGTAGAAAGCATGGGTTCCGAGATCCGCGTGATCCCCGAGGAGAACTCCTTCCGGGTGTTCATCGGGTATGACCCTCGGGAGGACGAGGCCTACCAGGTGTGCCGCCGCTCCCTCCTCCGCCGCTCCACCGTCCCCGTTTCCGTCCACCCGATTCGCCAGTCCGATCTCCGCTCGGCCGGTCTCTACCGGCGCGAACGTGGCCCCACCGAGAGCACCGAGTTCTCCTTCacccgcttcctcaccccttaccTCGCCGGTTACCGCGGCTGGGCCCTCTTCGTCGACTGCGATTTCCTCTTCCTTGCCGACCCAGCCGCCCTCTTCGCCCTCCGCGACGACCGCTTCGCCGTCATGTGCGTCCACCATGACTACGCGCCCACCGAGACCACCAAGATGGACGGCGCCATCCAGACCGTCTACCCCCGCAAGAACTGGTCCTCCCTCGTCCTCTACAACTGCGCCCACCCCAAGAACGTCGCCGCCCTGACCCCCGACGCCGTCAGCACCCAGTCCGGCGCCTTCCTCCACCGCTTTGCGTGGCTCGACGACGCCGACATCGGCGAGATCTCCTTCGTCTGGAACTTCCTCGTCGGGCACAACCGGGTCGATCCCGCCGATCCCGACCGCACCGCCCCCAAGGCCATCCACTACACCACCGGAGGGCCCTGGTTCGAGCGCTACAAGGACTGCGAGTTCGCCGACCTCTGGATCAAAGAGTTGGAGGAATTGAACGCCGAGAAGAAGAATGAGAAGGCGGCAATCCCCAATGCTGCATCTACTTAGGTAGTAGTATCTATGAGGATCTATATATCTACTAATAATCTCGTTGTTCCCATTTgtccttttttatattttaacagcAACTTTACTAGTAATTGCTCCGTCGCAGCTTATCTTTTGGGCTACGCGGATGGGCAATAATGATAGTAGTTCATGTCGCTGTTTTTAGGCATTATTCCGACTATTATTATGTGTTGATGCAGTCAGCATCTATAAAATGTTTTGTTTGTATGATAATTCTCTTATAATTAAAAGCGTATTTCTTCTTTCTCTTGATGTTTCTATGAGTACGTTTAAAGTGAGATGCATTATGTTTCTAACAATAATGGGCATTGCTTACCTGCTTTTGGTGATCTTCTCACGTAGAATTCAGATGAATTTATGCGAAATCCTTTCCTCTCTCTTGGAGAATTTGCAATGGAGAATTCAGCAAGATGCAAGTAATACGCCTGAGATTTCCAGGCTTTGTTTAGATAGTCACCCCCCCCTACCAAAAAGAAAATGCCATAACAGAGTTGGCTAAACCTAAATTTCATCTGCTGCTCAAGAAAGCTAGTCCAAGAATGTGTGTTCTGTCATACTGATAGTAAGCTTTCCTTCCACTTCACCTCAAATAAATCTGACAAATCTCAGCCTATGATGCATTTTTAGTAAGACAAACAGACAACAATcaaataccacattatttattcacCTCAAAAAAGCTGCAATATTCCATGGATATATCGAATGATGAATGACAAATCTCAACTTCAAGCTTATGTATGGCTTGTATCTATAAACCTGCCATTACTTGTGACTCATAATGGTCTGTGGCAAATGCAGTCAGGTGGTGGTGTTATCTGTTTGTAGTCAGGGAACTTATTGCACAATAGTTGTTGTGTGTGTGGAAGAGTACTATGTAGTGTTTTTAGATGTTTCAAGTGAGTTATCAGTTACTTTTTCATCAATCTAATTTTTGTTTGATGAGTGTCGATCAACTCGAACAATCGTATGTGCATTTAGTTTGTTGTAGAAATT encodes the following:
- the LOC135587563 gene encoding protein CDI-like, with protein sequence MGSEIRVIPEENSFRVFIGYDPREDEAYQVCRRSLLRRSTVPVSVHPIRQSDLRSAGLYRRERGPTESTEFSFTRFLTPYLAGYRGWALFVDCDFLFLADPAALFALRDDRFAVMCVHHDYAPTETTKMDGAIQTVYPRKNWSSLVLYNCAHPKNVAALTPDAVSTQSGAFLHRFAWLDDADIGEISFVWNFLVGHNRVDPADPDRTAPKAIHYTTGGPWFERYKDCEFADLWIKELEELNAEKKNEKAAIPNAAST